AAGCTGGACTAATTGTTCCTGGAATTGTTTCCGGAAAGCAGTTTGCATTTGTAAGAAATGAAGGTGAGACATCTTGTAAAGAAGCTGTAGGGCTTATTGAATTTGAGGGGATTCGAGCAGAGAGTCTAGAAAAATTTCTTATGGTTCACTCGTGTCCAACCACCAGAATTTACTCTAGCATGACAATTTATACATTTGATAGCAATGGCAGCATGATATACCTTAATCTCGCTTACAATTCCCTGTCAGGGAATATCCCTGACAAGTTTGGTTCCATGAACCATTTGCAGGTCCTAAACTTGGGCCACAACAAGATAACTGGAAATATTCCTGATACTTTTGGAGGTTTGAAAGAAATTGGCGTTCTGGATCTTTCTCATAATAATCTTCAAGGATTTATCCCAGCATCTTTAGGGACTGTCTCATTTCTTAGTGATCTGGATGTCTCTAACAACAATCTCTCTGGTCCAATCCCTAGTGGTGGTCAGCTTACCACGTTCCCAGCATCCAGATATGAAAACAATTCTGGCCTTTGTGGGTTCCCATTGTCCCCTTGTGGCTTTGCAGGCAGCTCCCCAAATTCTTACTTGCGACGAAAGAAGCAGTCTTTGATAGAAGAAATGGGTTTTGGCGTCCAATTCTTTCTCACATTCTCGGTCGCATTTTTTATCAGTTTCTTGGTCGCATTTTTCATCAACATCAAAATGGGCAATGGCAAAGGGAAGACTGGAAGAGCACCTTGAACTTGCACCATGGCTGGGGAAATCCTAACACAAGCATCACCAACGCCATTTAGAAGAGAGTTTCCACTCGATTTCTCGCTTTCTTCTTTAGTACGCAGGAAGGCTAATGGGCCGTGGGTGGGTAGCCCAACACTATCTCTATCTTGGACTTGATTGTATTTGTAATTGCCCTTTCTTTCctccaaaatatatatatattaaactttgatagattattttaaaaaaattcactATTCTAAATTTTGATGAACCGAGGAGCTGTTATGGCATGAATTAAAGCTCGAAATCAATTTGATAAAAtgttaaatcaaaataattaataatttaatttgatgTTTAAATCAGATCATATTAAAGCTAAcaattcaattttaaaaaaaaaaataaaaaggaaaattagTAAAAAAGATCATCtacttctaattttttttttaattctgctttatattttaaaaattattaattaaattttttatttttaaatattatacaattgtatttcattgttattatattcattaattgattaataaaaatGTCTAGTTAAACATCACGTCAAGCCAATGATAAAGCAAAATTGtccaatatttaaatataaagagtttaattaataatttttaaagtataaaattaaaaaattttgaaagtaaaaaaatttttttgaactttaTATTTTCTCCGGTCCAAATACACGGAGTCGGATCTAACAAAACACTACACTGCAATCATCTTGTTATGGTTACATCTCGCATCCTTCATTAGAATCCTTTCATTTTTTCACTCGATCGCAGAGAGGTAGATCACAGATTCTTCTTAACTGTTTCATATCTCCAGCATCCTCACTCATGACTCAAACACGCACCACCTCCTCTTCGTTTCCAGTTGAAGACTCTGATAACCACCAGATCTGATCCGTGAAATTCACCGGACACAGAAAGATAGAGATTTCAGTTGATGGCTGGGGCAGTTTCTGCTCTGTTTCTCTTAGATATAAAGGGGCGCGTTCTGGTGTGGCGCGACTACCGTGGAGATGTCTCCGCCGTTCAAGCCGAACGCTTCTTCACCAAGCTCATCGAAAAAGAGGTTCTCTTCTTTTCACTTAATTTACTCGTATAATCAGGATCAATTAAGTGAAGTTTTTTGGTTTTTTCAACCAATTTTTGTAATTCTCTTCTTATTGTGAGTTTTTGTGGTTAAAATGGTGTGCTTATTGTTCGTTTTGGTGTTTCTTTGTGATTTGCAGGGAGATCCGCACTCTCAAGATCCGGTTGTGTACGACAATGGAGTCTCTTACATGTTTATACAGCACAGTAACGTTTACTTAATGACTGCGTCGAGGCAGAACTGCAATGCTGCTGGTCTCCTCTCCTTCCTCCACCGCGTAGTTGATGTAAGTGCCTATTGGTTGTAATCATAGTTTCATGCCTTTAATATTGTTGCATCCAATCCATATCCTTGtatttttagtttttgttttaaTTGAGTTACGTGTTTGTGGTGATCTTTAATTTGATTTGCCTTTCTATTGCAGGTTTTTAAGCACTATTTCGAAGAATTAGAAGAGGAATCGCTTAGGGATAACTTTGTGGTAGTGGTAGGTTGACAAATCAACCTACGGCTTTTATTGATTTTGCTGAttttaatttgggtttgtttATTTGAGAGCTTATAGTGGCTTGAGATTATGATTGTTGTGCCTTGTGCTGTTGGCAGTATGAGTTACTTGATGAAATGATGGACTTTGGCTACCCTCAGTACACGGAAGCAAAAATTCTTAGTGAATTTATCAAGACTGATGCGTACAGGATGGAAACTAATCAGAGGCCTCCCATGGCTGTCACTAATGCTGTTTCTTGGCGCAGTGAAGGGATATTTTACAAGAAGAATGAagtattttttttcccttttccatTTCTTGAGCAGTTTATTGGATTTGACATTGTTGGATGATATATCTCCATTATTTTATGATCAGGTTTTCTTGGATGTCGTGGAGAGTGTTAATATTCTTGTCAATAGCAACGGACAAGTAATTAGGTCAGATGTTGTTGGGGCGCTGAAGATGAGAACTTATTTGAGGTGTGCTCTTCGCTGAAATTTAAGAGTTAATCTGTTATCTGGAAGGGATAATGTCTGGTAGATTTTTGTGGCACATTTGTTGTTTAACAGTCAAATGTTTGATTATTTATCCTAAAAGGATTTGCATGTTTGCCTAGTGAAAACTAATGCTTATGGTATATTCATATTTCATATTTGAATGTCAGTTTTATAAACATTACCATGCTACAGCCTGAAATGCTTTTTTATAAACAAAAATTTCATTTTGGCTTATTAGTGGTGCTGCTTTTTGTTTTTTTAGTTTCCCCCTGTAAGTTCTTCAAACGCCTAGATTAACATTCATATATATGCATATTTGCTCTTCCAAGTGGCAGAGAAATGCTATTTGATGAGACCTCCACTCTTAAATGGTTTCTGTGTATAGCTTATCCATGCAACTCATTACTTTGCCTGACCATCTTTCATTGTAGAAAGTGCAAAGCTTCTTTAAACATACTTTAATTTTCTGGAAACTCTTTGTATCTTTCCTTATCATGGAATCAAGTGTTGTATGTGACAATTATTTGCTTGTATACATGGATTGATACTGTTAAAAAGTGTTATTTCTGCTCAGTAAAATGCGCTTTACATGGTTATATTTACAGAAAAAGTAGGTTCTTGGGAAGGGATCTGGGGACAGTCATACCCTCAGCAATATTGCATAAATAGCTATTCTATCATATTCTATAATATGGTGGATTGTCCAACATTTGATCAAATATTTATACTCTAGAATTGAGACTATGACGTGCTTATCTCACAGAAGTATAATTTGTATCTTCTGTTACAACTTTTCTGTTGTTATGAGGAGGATGTTAGCTGAAAACTATAAGTATTTGTTAACTTTTTTGTTGCAGTGGCATGCCTGAATGCAAGCTTGGCCTGAATGATAGAGTATTATTAGAGGCCCAAGGCCGTGCAACAAAGGGAAAGGCCATTGATTTGGAGGACATCAAATTTCATCAGTATGTAGCCTAATTCTCAGGTCTAGTTGATTTCCTATGTTGTTTTGTAAGTTATCAGGGCAGATGCTGATTTAGAGGGTGTTTGTCTTAACTTATAAGCTTATAAGCTTTAAAAATAAGCTCACCCATTTGTTTATATCATTTTTTTGGGCTTATAAGCTGCTAAAAAAAAAATAGCTTATAAGCTAACCAAATAAGCTGGGGGAGATCAACTTTTCTTTTTGGGGCTTATCAGCTAGTTTGACCAAATATTTTTTTACCAATTtactcttatttaatttttaaatttcactACATTTCGCATTTAAtacctttttttattaattttaacaataaatatacttataagctatttttttttatcaaatgagTCAGCTACATATCAGTCACATATAAACACTTTAACTAAACAtataattgtttaaaattttaaatgtttataaGCATAAATTAGCTTATGAGTATTGAGTGCTTATAagctaattttcataagttaagtTAAACGCCCTCTTATTTGAGCATACAAGCTAAATGCCCACTTTTTGGCTTAGGTGTGTGCGTTTGGCTCGATTTGAGAATGATCGGACAATATCCTTCATACCACCTGATGGGGCTTTTGATCTGATGACATATAGACTCAGCACTCAGGTACACCTACAGTTCATGATTTCTTTttccttctctttctttcttagtCAGTTGCTTCATTGTAGCATTTGATGAGTTCCATTATACCTTCTTTCAGGTTAAGCCTCTGATTTGGGTGGAAGCTCAAGTTGAAAGGCATTCAAGAAGTCGTGTTGAGATCATGGTAAAAGCTAGGAGTCAGTTCAAGGAGCGCAGGTAGTAAAATTTTTAGTTAATAGTCTGTGTTCTTTCATTAATTCTATTGTTCAGAACTGTAGGTGGTCTGATGTTTTGGTTTCCTGATTATTATAAAATATCAATTATGCAGCACTGCAACAAATGTTGAGATTGAGTTGCCGGTACCAACTGATGCTTCCAATCCTAATGTTCGGACATCCATGGGATCTGCATCATATGCACCTGAAAATGATGCATTAATGTGGAAAATTAAATCTTTTCCTGGTGGAAAGGTATGGCTTTGTTTTATGTAATAAAATAACATTCTGAATTCACTTTTGCAGCCTAACACTTAAGAGCAATGGATTCTAAAGAAATTAGTAGTTACTTTTTGCAATTATAATTCTGCCTTGATTCTGATAATATTTGCACCGATTCAGGAGTACATGTTGAGGGCAGAGTTCAGTCTTCCAAGCATAACTGCTGAAGAAGGAGCTCCTGAGAGAAAGGCTCCAATTCGTGTGAAGTTTGAGATTCCATATTTTACTGTTTCAGGAATACAGGTACTgcctttataaataaaaattttttctgTTGCTTGTTTTGATGAGTGGAACCTTGTCGTTTTCtgtttctttgaaattgaaatatagGTGTAGAACTATCCCTAGTTGGTCACTTAAATCTGTTGAATTTAATATTGTTTAGAACTTTATGAGAATGGCCATTGAATGATTATAACCATTCTTGATATGGACGCTGAGTAACGATCAATAATAGGTGTATATTTAACTTTCATATGTAGTGCTTTATTGGAAACACCAAGAACATCTATCATAATTGTAAAACAAGCTAATCAACTTGGTGATCAATGTATTATGAAGTTTGCCTTTTGATAATCAATTTTGAAGTTAACAATTTTGTTAACTGTTCTTGGCAGGGAAATATACTTGTTGTAAATAAGTTGTAGGAAattttacttattaaaatttGGGGATTTCTGTAGGTTCGATACCTGAAGATTATTGAGAAAAGTGGCTACCAGGCTCTTCCATGGGTGAGATATATAACTATGGCTGGTGAGTACGAGCTTAGGCTTATTTGAAACTGCTTCATCAACTGGCATTGTGGATCTACAAGTTTATCTTTAAGGTGGAATATCAGAGGAAACAAGAATCCATGGATAAACAAGGTGCCATGGGAAGCCAGTTTTCTTGGTCAAATTGTTTGCAAGGATACCTTTTATTCTTTATATCTTCCTACTTTTTGTTTGTGTATCATTGTTGTATTATCTAATGGCTCTGTATGCTAGCAATCTTATTTCAATTACTTTCTTGTTCAAATTATACATGACTCGAGCCTGTATTTGATTTAAAAATGTGAACTTAGAGAAGTGGGCAGGTCAATGGTGGCTTGGAAGGATAGGCTAAGCTattattttatccctttttatttttagttACAACGGGAAGTAATTCTTTCATCCGTATGATTTAAGATATATACCGACTTGACAAAGGTTAGGAATTAATGAACACGGTATTAGTCAGCTATGATTTCATTGTTATGTTTCAGTTGGTTATCTCAGTTCGGCTGAGAGTTGGGCCTTGTTTTGGCTCGTAAAAATTAAAACCACCAGTTTTATTATCTGGTGTTGGTTCACTGACTCGACTATGATTGTTGGGCTGGAGAAGTTTGGTAAAAAATTTGCTAGTATTTCAGTATCTTAAAAGAGCAAACTGTCAGCTATTCCTAGAATTTAGGCTGCTAAATTTGAGGTATAAAATGGCATGACGTATGTTGAATTGAAGAGCAACAATTGTGAATTCGGATGACATTTTCATCTTCCGAAGTGTGCGCCCGAATTGAGTTCCGAACTCTTTCCTGCACTAAACAAATACTCAGGCTCTGTATTAGGAATTCATTATTGCAATTAAATGACTATTGAATCTAACATATTCCGGCTATTCCCCAGCCACTGGACGTTATTTTCTACAGCGATTACAAAAGAACCAATACCCGTGTGTAAAACATGGGACATTCCGGGCGTGAATCTTATGATCAAGTTCCCAACATGGTTTTCTGCATCTACTTTATTGCTTATTGATTTTTTGGGGCAAACTGGTTCCAGAGTAGTCCAACTTCTCTGTATTAATGCATTCTAATTCTTAAAGAGTTTGGAGTGGACAAGAATAATGGTGGAAGCCACAAGGGCATCACAGTCAGCGAAAGGCCTAAACTTTTTGGTTAAGGAAAAAGATTTTTGAACTCCATCGGTTATAGGCAGGTAGATTATTAATTCAAATGGCTTAAGAATTGAAATTATGGTGACCTATGCTTGACCGACTTTGGTCAATATTCCGCTGCATCTGCGCCGGATAAGCACCGACGATGAAGACAATAGCAAACTTGTCAGGGTTATTATTGTACAGGGGCTCAAGTTATGAACTTTAAATAAGAGACCTAGTGCGACAAACACTTGCACTGACGCTGAAAAAGAAACGGAAGGAATTCGTCATGAAACCTTCCTCGTAGTCGTAGACTGTAGCAACCTTAATCCAAAGTTTTCTAGAAAGTAAAAAGAAATTACGAAAGCTTCAGGTTTGGTTGGTTAGCATTAGAAAGTGGAAAGAAATAATCCACTTGATTCTACCGCAATTGGAGGCAAATATTAGTGGAGTtgggattttatttttttttaaagttctTGCCCAACCTTCCTGAGAAATGATGGAAAGGCATAGGAAAACTTCAAACATGTGTACAAACTAAATGGTGGGTTATCGCTATAAATGAACTACGACTTCACTTCAGGATCTTATCACTCTCTAATTTCATCTGTAATAGTTGCAAAAGTCGTTGATCACACCTCTCTTCAATAATAATCTCCTCTTCACAAACAATAGCTAGAAACAATTGTAATATCCAACTATTCCTTAAAATAAACCGTTCAGTTGTAGATTTTTTCCCCCTCTCTTGGATATGCCAAGAAGAAAGTTAGAAGGTGATGTTGTTCCGAGTGCATGGACTGAAGAAGGAAAGGGTTCATCTACGCCCGCTGATTGTGAAGGTAAGAGCTATTCAACTTTTTAATCAAATTACGAAAAGCTTACTGATTATCTCAAATCCTGCTTAACAGTTAAGGTGGGAGTTCTTTAACAACTTTTAGTTCAAATTCTGAAACTCCCGCTGTATGCTCACGGTCTATAAGGaattgattgggctagaaatgcCTCACATCAGATTCACTGGTAAAACAGATGATGATGCTGACTCCTTCATCGCGGATTTGCAAAGAAGGAAATCACAAGTTGATTTTGTTCCAGGAACATCAGTTGAAGATGGAAGCAGCTCGTCCATGTCCAGCACCAATGACAGCAAAGGTGAGAGTTCTTGTTTAGCAACTCTCAGGTCGAATTATGAAAAGCTTCATGATCATCTCAAACACTGCTTTGAATACTGCTGCATCTCCATTAGATACTGTATGGAGAAGGGAAAACTAGTTCGGCTTTTGTTGGCTGAAGGTCTAATACAGGAAAAACAAGGGGATATCATGGAGGATATAGCAGCAAACATTATCACAGAATTAATTGCCTTAGGAATGCTTCAACAAGAATGCAATAGGACTGAACTAAAAGTTCCTAGCATGTATCGCCAGATACATGCATGTATCTCTTATTCAAGCGGAGAAACAAGATTTGGTAGCTAATTTTGCAAATTCACCTTTGCGCGTGGTGATCTGCGATGATGGTAAAGACATCACTTCAAAAGCCTTCTAATTCGATCATTGTTTGTGATTGCTGCTGAAAGCTGTTCATCTTCCTTTGGATCTACGAGAATGAAAGGCATTTCTCGAGCCTCCATGGAAACGTTTTGTGGGTTGGAATTTCTTTTGGTGTTGGATTTGGACGGTGAGTATGTATTTACCCAATGAAGTCGGAGATTTGGTTCATCTTAGATACTTAGGCTTGGTTAACTCATCTAAACTGAACGAGCTTCCCAAGACTGTAGGTAATCTTCAAAAGCTGCAAACTTTGGATATAAGAATGTGTGGGAACCTGCGTGAACTACCGATATAAGTTCTAAATATTCAAAATTTGAGGCACCTTCTAATGTCCAGATGCATCGATGAGGGTGAAATTAGTGTCCCAAAGGGGATTGGAAGATTGGCCAATCTTTACACTTGTACTGGTGTGTATGCTGGAAATGGCATTGCCAGTGAATTAGGTACCTTAACCCAACTAAGAGAACTTGGTGTTAAGCGTGTCAGTGAAGATCATGCCAGTGAGCTATATGCTGCTATCATGAAGATGGAAAACCTCATCTCCTCGTCGCTAGAAGCAGAGACACCCTACTCTGACGAAGATGAAAGATTATCAATTTTTCCTGAGTTTGAACTATTTTCTCCCCCACCACTTCTTCAAGAGCTTTGTTTAGATGGTGGCCTAATCGAAATGCCCATTTGGCTTGCCTCCATGTCGAACCTCACTAATTTAGAATTACGCTTTTCTAATCTGGCAGAGTCACTGCCTACAGACCTTCAGTTTCTTCCCAAATTAAAATATCTCACTCTTTACGATGCCTATAAAGCAAAGTGCCTTGGTAAGGAATTTTGTCAAGAAGGTGGTTTCCCAGGGTTGCAAAATCATACAATTACTTCTTCTCTAGTGGATTGGACTGAGATTGTAAATGGAGCTTTTCCAAGGTTAAGGAGCCTCAGTTTTAATTGTCCATGGTTGAGGTTTCTTCCTGAAGGTTCACAGAACATCTCTGCACTCGAAGTACTAACCTTGACTCCTTTGCATGGAGACCTTGCAAGGCGATTGAATAGTGCAGAGAATTACAAGATTAAGCACATCTTAAAGCTTGGGCTTCTTTCACTACCACCGGCTTCCCTGGTGTATTTGCGTGGGAAGTCCACATGATGTGTTGAAACATGCTTAATTCTTCCTGACTAGAATGCTCTAGCACCCGAGATATGTTTATGAAAATGCTCCATTTGAATATGCAACACATGTAAAAGGAAGAATGCTCCATTTGAATATGCAGTTTAGTGAGAGAGCAGAGTGCTGAGATTATTTTTGCTTAGACTGCTTACTATGTTATAGTCTTTAGTTACAAAGGAGTGGCTTTCCATGTATTTAGCAGCTAATTTAGGAAGCTTGTCTTGTATTAGGTAATGTGGTTGTTAGCTAGCTAAAGCCATCTCATCCCCATAAAAAGTGAGCTGCTGTGAGAGAGGAGAGAATTGGACAGGATTTGTTGTAATTATATGTTGAAAAtgaagaagagaaagaagaaaattTTGTATTGTCAATTCAGTTATTGCTTTTTGCTCTCTTACTGAAAATATGCCTGTTTGCTTTGTCTTTTCTTCCTCTGCAACTCCAACACAGTAGCTTTCTGGCTAGGCTGCCACATTAGGAACTATGTATGCTGCTGACTCTTTTTAATTAAGTCTCTTGTAAGTGGCAGAATGTGTTGATTAGCTTGATTAATGAAAcattttttgaaataattttgtcTGTAATGTGGAGGTCTAAGAGTTTGATTTGCTAGTTGATGAATTTTTGAAGAATATTCAGGTGAAAATTATGTGTGCAAGAAATGGAAAGTATTTTGATGTGAAGTGTTTTGTGAAAATTTTTATGTAGAGCCGGTAAGTAATATTTAATAAGTAGATTCCATAATATTCATTAGATGAATAGCGCCACAAGCCCAATAATTTTTAATTGCTACAATACTCGCACCCAAGTCCATAAACAAAGGGCTAAGACCCCTGACATAAAGAACCCTAGAGCTAATCGGGCAAATCCATTGTTTCTCCCTTAGCAGTCATCACCGACAATATCACCAAAGTTGACGCCTACAAGTAGCAACACTACCCACGGAGAACTTGAAATCAAACCTAAGGGGAACTGCAATATCAACAACTAAAGCACAAAAAGGAACACCTATTTGGATTCAAAACTCCCTAATCAAGATCTCAAATCAAAGAGTCACCCCCAAAGGAAATGTAGGAGTAAGGTAGCAAATCGCCTAATTAACCAATAGGCTATAACCAGAGTTGAATGAACCGAGAAATGGCATGGCAAAGATACGGGCATCTCAATCTCTTTTAGTCCTGACAACAATACTATCGTGAATACCAATCGACGAGAAAACTCCCTTCCATTAGAACAAGACCAGCACCCAATAATAATCTTATAAGGAAGCATCACTACTGATCTTGATACTCTCTAATCCTAACATATAGTAAGCTTAAAGCAACTCAAAACAAAGACAACCACAAAGGATATCGAATAGACAAagacaaagaaaaataaagaaattaagagACAAAACTACATACAACACAAACAGATAGGGAGAGAAACGAATAGTCAAAAAGACGAATCTCTAAGAGAGGGGAGAACTTTTTTTTGAGAAATACATTGCCACCTTGcatcattaaattatttatagACTGCAAAATATCCAGTAGATCTATGGCAGTTTTCTGTTGCAAATGTCACTTTACTAATACTGACAGACACTGAGACTACttcaattatttattaaatttagaaaatatattttttaaattctaataaaaattagaaataacattaatttttaaatattttaatgggTCTTATATTCAActtttattcatatattttaatAGATGTTTTATATTTTAGTGTgtcttgatttttttaaaatttattgtttgCTTATCGTATCAAGTATCGTTACAACATAGTatgttgtatttttttttttcatacttgttagattaatttaaaatataaaattaatctaattaaaattttttatctaatATATTTATACTCCAACACTCTAACTAATGAAAAGGTTTTATAGAATTAGTAGACAGTTGAGAAGTTCTTATTTGTCATTAGAGT
This sequence is a window from Hevea brasiliensis isolate MT/VB/25A 57/8 chromosome 10, ASM3005281v1, whole genome shotgun sequence. Protein-coding genes within it:
- the LOC110645900 gene encoding AP-1 complex subunit mu-2, which gives rise to MAGAVSALFLLDIKGRVLVWRDYRGDVSAVQAERFFTKLIEKEGDPHSQDPVVYDNGVSYMFIQHSNVYLMTASRQNCNAAGLLSFLHRVVDVFKHYFEELEEESLRDNFVVVYELLDEMMDFGYPQYTEAKILSEFIKTDAYRMETNQRPPMAVTNAVSWRSEGIFYKKNEVFLDVVESVNILVNSNGQVIRSDVVGALKMRTYLSGMPECKLGLNDRVLLEAQGRATKGKAIDLEDIKFHQCVRLARFENDRTISFIPPDGAFDLMTYRLSTQVKPLIWVEAQVERHSRSRVEIMVKARSQFKERSTATNVEIELPVPTDASNPNVRTSMGSASYAPENDALMWKIKSFPGGKEYMLRAEFSLPSITAEEGAPERKAPIRVKFEIPYFTVSGIQVRYLKIIEKSGYQALPWVRYITMAGEYELRLI